A stretch of DNA from Globicephala melas chromosome 19, mGloMel1.2, whole genome shotgun sequence:
acgagcgtccaaaaaaaaaaaaaattacatcacaTGTAAAtattgacagttttacttcttccatctGATCTTTATGCCCTTTATTGCttcttcttgccttattgcactagcTAGGATCTCCGATATAATTTTGATCAGAAGTGGTGGGAGTGGAAATCCTTGATTTACTTCAATCTTAAGGGaaaagtagtaaatattttacaacTAAGAATGAtgctggttgtaggtttttttgtagatgccctttatcagattgaggggGTTCAGGGCAGAGAATTTTATCTGTTCACTGATTTATACCAAAAGTGTAGCTTAATGCTGTCAGAGAGCAATTTCTCAGTAAacacttgttaaatgaatgaatgcgtaTAAGATGCATGGCACAGTGGCTAGTAATTTGGCATTGGACTTTAATTAACTGTGTGATTTAGGGCAACTAATTtaacctctcctcttccttctctgtgaaatggggataataatggtataTATTAACTAGGGTTGAGGATTTAATGAGAGTATCCACGTAAAGGAAGAGCACAGTGTCTGACATGGTTAGTGCTCAACAAACATTAACTTTTATtacctcacttctctgagccttatgttttttttcctctataaaagagggaatgttctaatcctTAACGCCTAGGTTTATGATGGGGTTAAATGACATTATGCACATAATGTGCCTAGCACgattcctggcacagaggaagtcattaataaatgtttgctattattatttaccAAGTCCCCTACCTATATTGAACGGAGAGACATGGAGATCTGTTGATCAAGGACCCAGTCCACTGGAAGCTCACAGCCTGATAGCAGGGACAGATAAGTATAGAAATCATTACAACACAGTGTAATAAGGGCATATATAAAGCCATCTGTGGACCCAGAGGCAGAAGCTGGCTGCTGAAATCTGACAGTTAAATCAGGTCCCTCTCAACTCAGACATTGGCTTAGACCTAAAAGGAAACAGTTGTTTATAGcaggaaaaattggaaacaatctagGGCTTGGTACAACTTGTGGTACGTCCTTATAATGCATCAGTGTGAAGCTTTAAACTTGCTGTGGAATAGGGGATGGGAACTGGCTGGGGGCACCGGATGTGAATTACTTTTCATTAGACCACTTTGTAACTTGCATCTTGTACcatgttcaaaataaataaaatttttaaaatagaaaaaattatactATGGAAAAATATTCAGTGCCACCGGTCAATGTTCACGATTGACCGCTaccatatgaaaaaaattaatttgtcaaACGGCAACCGTTTACACCCGCCTAGAAAAAAGGTGGAATAGGGgtacaacaaaatattagcagtaaCCGCTCATTGGTGGGATTAATgttgaattttactttttcctctggGCTCTTCGAGATTTTGCAAAGTTTCTACATTAAACACCacgagttttgttttgttttttggctattAACGTTATTAACAAAAACTACAAGTCCCGGTAGACATAGCGCCTCCGACTTCTGAAGACCGGCCTTCCCCCTGCGCAATGAACGCTGGGATTCGAAGTCCAGCCCCAGAAGCAAGGTGGGACGCACAGTACCGGCACAGATGACAGAGGAGGGATCACAGCTATTTCAACCAATGAACAGTGCGCACCGGACCTGAGTGGCACACGCAAAACTAATAGATGAGCGGCTAAGCCTGACTGACGTGCGCTTCAGCCTACGGGCGGCCCATGGGGCGGTGCGGTGCGCCGCGGCCGTAGTGCGAACCATGGGAGGTGGCTGGTGGTGGGCTCGGGCTGCCCGCCTTGCCCGACTCCGCTTCCGGGGGGCGCTGCTGCCGCCTCCGCGGCCCCGGAGCGGGGGCGCCCGGGGGTCCTTTGCTCCTGGCCACGGCCCCCGCGCTGGGGCTTCGCCGCCCCCAGTGTCCGAGCTGGACCGCGCAGACGCCTGGCTCCTCCGGAAGGCTCATGAGACAGGTCTGGGGCTGTGGCTGGGGTCGGCCCGGATGGGAGAGGGGGATCCGCATAGCCGAGCTGTCCGCGCGCGCGAGTGGAGGATGGTGGTGGGATTTCTGCTGGAAACGGGGCCCGGGCTCAGGGGGGAGAAGGGCTTCCGCGTAAGCGCAGGCTGCAAGAGCGCAGTCTGTCCGCATAGGAGACGGGCTTGTGGATGGGACCGTGGGTCTGGTTTATGGGGTGCAGTAGGGATTGGAGAGGTTGGTCGGGCCAGGACAGGCAGCCTTATCAAACTGCGCTGTCTGGGTGGGAGAGGCTTCCAAAGAGGGCTATGGGCGGGGGAGTTACCTACAAGAGGGGGCCTCGTTGGAGGGGCCAGTTCAGATTAAAGAGGCGACCACTCTGCATAAAGCGGGAGCGTGGAGCCccacagaagagggaggaagttGCGGATTAGAAGAGGGAACAACCAATAGAAGAAAATCTCTGGGCTGATTGGAGGGCGTGCTGCTCCTGGCTGCAGGGGGCGGGGCCCCATGTGGGCGGTGGGGTTCCGGATTGGAGAGGACTGGTCTTGTAGGTACAggatggggtaggggtggggggattGTAACCCGACTAGTCCCCGTTAGTGCCACaccaaggacttgaatagatgtGAATGACACCAAGGAAGAGCATACCCAGCAGCAGATAGTGAGGTTTCAGAAAACTGAAGGGGAAGgctggagagaggcctgggggagtgtgtgtgggggtaACAATTTGTTGGGAGGTCTGAGGAAGAAGTGAGGGGGCACCCCTTGGGGATACACATGTGGGGAGGACGTTGACCAAGGTGACCTCTTGGGACCTTCCTGTCCTCAGATTAGGTTCTGAAATTTTGATCTTAGATCCTCCGCCAGATTCTGCAGACTGTCTTGAATCTTTGGTGTTGCAgagtttggggtggggaggggctcagAGATGGAGACGAGAGAGGGTTTTGGGGGGATAGGGTTTGGTAGGCGGACCGCCAGGACAAGGTGGGGATTTGGGGCCAGACTGGGCGGTGAGATGAAGAGGCGCCCCTCAGTTTGACTGTCTGGGCTGGGGGGCTGCAGAGCAGGGTTTGAGCTGATGTGGATTTCTccgccccaccccctccagccttCCTCTCCTGGTTCCGCAATGGCCTCCTGGCATCAGGCATCGGGGTCATCTCCTTCATGCAGAGTGATATGGGTCGGGAGGCCGCCTACGGTGAGTGCAGACCCCAGTGTCGCCCCCACGAGGGAGTGGGGCGCTCCCTCCCCCACTGGGGAAGGTAGACTCCTGCCCCATCCCGTCACCCCCCCCAGAGTAAACGTCGCTAGAACCCCTCATTCTTCCCCCACCGGAAGTTGCCTCACCTTCACTTGTGAGTGTCCACCTTCTACCCACCCCATCCCTACCTCCTGGGCACTGGACCCACCAGAGGGGGTGGCTCAGGGCAGGGCTGTGGGTCCTCATCTTTTCCAATCTAACTTCTCAACAAAGATGAGGGTCtctgtcccagccccacccccagcctggccctgcccctgcccctccggCCTTATCTTTGCTCTCAGACCAGCCCCCCACCTCCAAGCCTAGCCACCCCTCCGATTCCTTCTCCTGTCCCCGACCTTGGCTGTGTACTGTCCCTGACCTCTACCCCGCTCTTGAGTGTGCCCCATCCCCTTTCTAACGCCACCTCAGTCCCGTGAACGGCCTGGGTCCCCAGGATCAGCCTCCCTGACGCCGGCCCGCACTCTGTCCCACAGGCTTCTTCTTGTTGGGCGGCCTGTGTGTGGTGTGGGGCGGCGCCTCCTATGTGGTGGGCCTGGCGGCGCTGCGGGGACCCATGCAGCTCTCGTTGGGGGGCGCGGCCGCAGGCGTGGGCGCCGTGCTGGCCGCCGGCCTGCTCTGGGCTTGTGCCGTCGGCCTCTACATGGGCCAGCTGGAGCTGGACGTGGAACTGGTGCCCGAAGACGACGGGACCGCCGCAGCGGAAGGGCCGGACGAGGCGGGCCGGCCGCCACCGGAGTGAGCTGCAGGGCCGCGGCCGCGGGGAACGGCTGggcgctggactgccagggcccGAGGACCGGGACATTAAAACCTGACCCTTCCCTTGCTCCCGATTCCGAGTGGTGGTTGCTTTTGCGGGGATGCTGAGCGAAGGAGGAGGGTAGGGGCGGAAGGCGCTGGGGGGCACGCGGAGATacctaagaaggaagaaaaggagagaggagctCCTTGACCCCAGAGAGGAGCCACAGAGCGGGAGCAGGCGTTTAATTCACCGGGGCTCAGAGCCCTGGTCCCCACCCATCCCCCAGGTCCGGCCACGTGGGGGGCTGTTCCAGTCCTCAGTCCCCCTTCCGCTGCACCCTGGTGCCCAGGGGCCCCGGGTAGGGCAGGCCCAGCGCGGGGTAGAAGGCCTCGGGGAGGGTGGGGCCCGGGCCCAGCCTCTGCAGGTGCGGGTACACGAGGCCCAGTTCGGCAGGGCCGTAGCGGATGGTGCCAGGTGCGCACAGGCCCCGCACCACGGGGGGCAGGAAGCCAGTGTgcaggagggaaggtggggggtCCCCAGGAGGCGCCAGGCCCCACGGCCCCACCAGGTCCTGCTTCAGGGCACCCGCCCGGATGACGGACGTGAACTCGGGCCTCGTTGGGGCCAGGTGGCCGGACGGCTTCTCATCCCCACTGTCCTCCGGGTCTTCAGTCTCCCCCCGGCCGGGCTCCACTTTGATGGGTTTGCCCCGGGGCTGGGGGGCCTTGTCCTCCTGCGGGGGGACGGCCTCCTTTCCTTCCACTGGTGGCTCTGGCTCTGCAAGAGGAAGATTCGGAAgggctccgtgtgtgtgtgtccccagccCTCAGCCTTCCCATCTGTGGAATAGAGCGGCGCCCGTGGTCAAGACCCGTGGATCTCTGCTGGAGGGGTTTGGTCCCCTTAGGGGACACTTGGCAAagtctggaggcatttttggttgtcacaactgggaaggAGGACACTCCTGGATTCTAGTGGGTAgaagtcagggatgctgctaaaatGCCCTACAATGCATGGGACGGCCACCACCACAAAGCGTGACCATGCCCAGATGCCAGAGGCTCATGTCCGGACCCAGGCTGTCCTCTGGAAGGAAGTTCCATATCTGCCCTGGCCACCTATGGCCACCTATGGCCACCAAGCTCTTCAAACATGGCGAGTACAACTAAGGgaatggaattttaattttaatcttactgtaaatagccacatgtgaagCTACTGGCTTCCGCACCAGACAGCACAGGTCCCAGAGGCCACTCGGAGcctcccaggggctggggtggcaggtgggctcaCCTGTGGGTGCTGGCTCCGGGCTGGACGTGTCCTCATGGGCCACGCTGGCCGGAAGCTGGAAGGCGTCCAGAGGTATCTGGCCCCCCTCGGCTTGACTGGGACAAGACAGATGGAATTGGGAGCTCAAATCCCGGGCCACCCAGCCTCTGGTGAGGGGAGACTCCCTCCTGCCTGCCAGTCTTGTGAGTAGACTTCCCCTCCCGCTCTGAGTGTAGacactgccccccgcccccgcccgagGCACTTAGGACTCATCATTGGACCCCAAACTCCAAGTTGGCTTCTAGCCCAGCTTGGCCCCGTCTCCCGAGGCCAAACCTTTGCAGCCCGTGGCCGCCTGGATGTCACCACCTAAGTGTCCCCCGGGTACCTCATGCTCATCTGACCTCAGCATCTTTCTTCCAAACCTGCTGCTCCTCTCAGAGGCTCAGACCCAGGCCCCGCAAAGCCAGAGATGCCAGATGGccgcctcccctcctccacctgtgCTGCCTGGCACTTCCCAGGACCTGCCCCTGGCCTCCCATCCCTGTCTTGTCCCACAGACCTCCCTCTACATGGCAGCCAGAGTGGTCTTTCCAAGAAGCAGATTTGACTCTGACTCTCTCCAGCCCTAaacccttccatggctccccagtgcccccaCCACCATCCTAAGCTTCGTCTCTCGAGACTCTATACTCCAGCCCAGAGCACCCCCTGCAGTTCCTCAGATGGGTCCGGCTGTGACCCTGAGCCTTTGCCTGTGCTGTGCCCTCGGCCTGGAACGTCCTTCCCACCTCCAGCTTCTTTCCATCATCTGCCCTGCTCTGTGGCAGCCCTCCCCTGGTAAGAGCCTgccatggctccccagtgccccagAAGCACCCTGGGCCTGAGGCCACTTCATATCTGCCTCTTTCTCCCTGGAAGCGCTTGTCACTCCGCCACCCACCCCTGGCCTCCTGCAAGCTCATTCCTTCTCCAGGCCTTTACTCTCACTGGACCCTGTCCCCCTTCATGTTTTCACCACCACTGCCCACATCTGTCCTTTTCTAGAAGCCCTCCCTGAAGAGCCCCCACCCGAAGGTGGGCAGAGCTGGCAGAATCTTCTGGAGGGAGTTCTGAGCTCCCcgtgggagaggagaggggcgcAACCCTCACCTGAGCACGTAGCTGACCCAGAGCACGTGGCGCTCTCCAGGGCTCTTCCCGCTCATGGCCACGGTGGCCACGGACTGTAGCCACACGAAGCCCCCGGCGCGCTGCAGCCAACGGTAGTAACCGGTCATCACCTGGCCCTTGTCCAGCACTGGGCCCAGCCCAGGGACCGGAGACACCGGAAGGGATGGGGTAGGGGCAGGATGAGgtgagaggggcagagagagataGGCAGTGGGAGAGAGGTGGACAGGGAGACGGGCAGAGAGAGAGCAACAGGGAAACAGGAAGGGTGAGACGGTGtggagaagagaaaggcaaagaacagagagggaggcagagggagcccGAGTCAGAAAGACGGAGCGGTAACCCGGCATCAAGGCCCCTGGATTTTGAAGGGTGGGTCAGAGCTACCCCACGGCTCCCCTTACTCCCCACGCCCCCATCCTCAGCCATTGCTCAGAGTCTCCTTGCTGCTCTTCCTGTGCTGAGTGGAGCCCCCAGAGGTGGCAGGAGGAGGGACTGTGACCAGCCCGGGAGAAGGACTTCCAGGGAGTGGGGCAGTGGGGGTGCTCAGGTCTGGGGTGAGGGGTCCTCACGGTCCAGGTGGCTTTGGCGGATCCTGGTTGCATCCTGTCCGTGGACAAACTGGTAGCAGCTGCGGCCCACTAGCTCCGAGGGCCCCAGGTCCATGTGGTCGCTGACTCTGAGGGCAGGGGGcaacagagaggaggggagaaggggtcCCAGAccatggggtggggagaaagatTCCAGGGTTGGCTCTGGAATCCCTCAGGGTCCAAACCCTGGCTCTGGAgtgctctgggtctcagttttcccctctgtaaaatgggtgggagaatatttaaaatagtagTTTCCCTCCTCGGGCAGCTATGGGCATTCAAGCAGACGGCACTCCTGGGTGTGGGGTGGCCTGGCCACTCCGGAGGCGCTCGGTGCTTGGAGACTCTTTCGCTATTTAATTTCCCCCCACTGCGTGGTGCGGGAGAGTGGATGAGAGAGATGAGAGGccggagaggcagagagaaatagGATCAGGGAAGGGCGGAGCTCTGCTGAAGGGAGGGCCTGGGTCTCTCGGAATCGAGCACAGCCCCGCCTCCATCCCAGaggccccgccccaggccccgccctAGCCCCCGCCTTCACTCCCTCTTCCAGTTCGCCCTCCGCGGCTTTCCCTCCTCCCGCGGctccccagggccctgcccccacccccgcccccgagcTCCTCTGACTTCCTGCCTACCCCCCTCTCCCGTGCGCCCCcatcctcccacctcagcccccaaCCCCGGTACCTGCTCTCACAAGCAAGGATGGTGAGACCCAGGCTGAGTCGGAAGACGATCATGTGTCCGTGCAGTGGCAGCTCAGCCAGTGGGGCCGGGGGCAACGTGTGGCCAAGGGCCACAAGGCCCAGGGCGCGGGCCCGAAGGCGACCGGTCACATGGATGACCTGCAGGTGGCAGGCGCGATCGGAGGAGGGCAAGGCGGGGCCAGTGGGGCGGGAGGACCAGGGGGGCCCGTGGACAGAGCTGGCGTGAATACAGGCGCTCTCCTTGGGCCAGGGAGGGGACCCGGGAGTCAGAGGCTGGGGCGGAGAGCTCACACCCACCTTGTACCCTGAGGCCTTGACGTGCAGCCCCCTCTTGGTGAGGGTGGATTTCATGCGGATGAAGAAGGAGCGCTCCTGGACCCGGGAGGAGGGGAGCACCTCGATGGGGCTGGCCTCTGGGACGAAGAGTGAAGGAAGGTTATGGGGTCCTGAAGAGGACACACACGGGCCACCCCTGCCCTCTACAGAGCTATCCAGACACAGGGTCATGGCCACAGTCACACAGACGCACCTATTGGTTCTACAAGCCCACTGACATCCTACATCAACCTCCCCTCCCAGCAGCACCCAGCCTGGTCTTTCTAAAGCTCAGATCTGACCCCATCCCTCCTCTGCTCTGAACCTGCCATGGCTCCCTAGTACCCTTGGGGGAAAGCCCAGCTCCTTCTCACCATGGCCTAAAACTTTGGCAAGAACTGCCTCCTGCTGACATCATCTCTAGCCACAACCTCCAGGTCTCAGATCAGacatctcctccaggaagtcctccctgacCCCCAGGCTGGGTCAGCTGCCCCTCTGGGGTCTcctaccccagccctgcccactctgGGTCATCACTGTCTGGGGACAGGGTCAGTCTCCCCCACTGGACTGTGAGCCccgggagggtggggctggggctcttgtcaccactgtgtccccagccctgcccaaccGAGGGCTGAACACAGCGTGGGGGCTTGGGCTATAGCAACAAATAAGCCACACAAATACAGATTATTCTATAAACCCTGTGAAATTGTCTTATAAATATGCACACACCCAGATGACCCTGTGCCTCAAACTGAGGTGTAAATATAATCACGCTCCCTAACAGTCCCACACGTGTCACAAACATCTCCCCAAGCTTGCAAGCACTGCTGATAGCTCAGATGGTTTGGGTATTAAGCAAACTCCATATAAGAAAAGCCTATTTATGAGAAAGATAACCTCAGTCCCCCAATATCTCAGAGCTAAAAGGGTAATCTCCAACACCCTCCCCAAAATGGAGTGGAATTTTCCACTGGAGAGCAGAAGCACAGGCGCTGGAGTCAGACAAGCCTGGGCTGGAGTCCAGCTCAATCACTTACAGCTGACCTGGGACACAACCTCTCTATGCTGTGCCCCAggttcctcctctataaaatggagatagtcaTAGCTCCTGCTTTGTGGGCTTGTGGTtaggatttaataaaattatgtacTTAAAGGCAGGGCACGTGTAAATGCCCAATAAGCACacgttgttattattatttaccaaAGCCTGGTTCCATCTGTCACCCACAGGCACCCACCTCCACTCTGCAGCCAGAGGGGTCTTTCTAAAGTTCAAATCTTGGGGATCCAGGCAATCTTAGGGAGCCACGTCTCGCTACCTCAATTTAGACTCTGATTCATTTTACAAAAACTTGCTTGCAAAACTCTAACAAGAGTGTTTCTGTATAAAGGAGACATAGTTGGATACATTGTACTCAGCATCCCCTAAGCTACCCTCAGGCCTCTTTCTTTGGGGATGCTGAGAATTACCGATCTCAGGGGTATCCGCAAgcgaggaggacgaggacgaggaggaggaagaggaggggacggagggcggggtggggggcccgGGGGTCGGGGCCCGCAACCCCAGTTGCTCCAGCACCTCGGAGTGGTCCCCCGGATGAATGTAGTCGAAGAGGCTGCTGCCCGTCAGCTCCACCTGCCGGCGAAGGAGGGGAATGCAGGGGGCGGGTGAGGTGCGCGCGCAGTCACTCGCCCTCCTGTTCTGCCACAGGCTCACTCGCCAGCAAGCAGGTGTGTGTTTttagtagaaaataaatatatatatatttaaaccattttaaaggaGGATAAAAACTTAGGCGCTCCCCGTGCCCTCCCACTTCAAACCCAGAGATTATTAAGTATTTTCTGCCCCTGCCTACAGTATAAAGAAGCTGTGTATGTGGTTGGGATGGGGGTGTCGTAAGCCTTCATATACGCAGCTCTTGCTTACTCACTCACCCCCATACAGCAAACAACTGCGCCCTGAAATGACTCACAGGATGGAAATCAGGACACAAGCAGTGGAATGGCTTTCAAACTCTTTAAAGAGTTAGAACCTTTTAATTAGACTTTACATTCAATTCATCCCTCAAATCTCTCACAGTAGTGCCCTTACCTCCACACCTTCCCAGTCCCCGCACCCATCTTCTCCCTGCTGTGTTTCTGTCCCAGCGTCCTCACTGGTCTTCTGGCCTTCAGTCCCCACGTACATACCCCTCCCTAAGTTACTCCCCTGACCATGGCCCTCCTCCTCTCAGAAACCTCCCATGggaggtggcgcagtggttaagaatccgcctgccaatgcaggggatacgggtttgagccctggtcctggaagatcccacatgccgtggagcaactaaacccgtgcgccacaactactgagcctgtgctctagagcccgcgagccacaactactgagaccacaactacagaagcccatgcacctacagcccatgctccacgacaagtgaagccaccgcaatgagaagcctgcgcaccgcagcgaagagtaacctgctcaccacgactagagaaagcccgcgcgcagctaCGGaaagccaacgcagccaaaaataaaaataaagtaaaatttttaaaaaagaaaagaaacctcccATGGCTCCCACTGCCCCTGGGCTTGGGGTCACATGCTTCCCTCTATCCCTCATTaaacaccccccccacacacacacacaccagctttGAGCCTTTCCCCccactcttcctccctcccttcctcttgtcCATATTCTCCCTTCAGGGTCTTCCTCCTCCAGGAACCTCCAACAACTCACGGAAGAGCTGCTCACGAAGGCCAAATACCAATGCactgaattttctaaatttaccATTTGTCAAAATCTTTGTAACAATGATAAAAGTTGACAGCAATTTGTACTGATTGCATTGGCAAGGCCTAAGATGCTGCACAGAGACAAGACTCCAGGGCTGGGGGCTTTTGGCTTCTGTTTGCCCTCCTTTTACCTTTCAGCCACCAGCTGCAGGAGCTGGAACAGAAACAGTGGGttgaaataaaggcaaaatgaaaACTAGTCAACTAAAATGCCACAGAAAATCTTCCAAGCTGGAAACCCCAAGTCCTTCCGGTACGAATTGCTGTAATCCTTTGAAAGTGTTAAGAATAAACAAGTTTTGGTAAATACGGTACAGTTGGCAACCCCTCATAGGCAAATTTAGATTTCTGCTATTTTGCTCTCTCCAAATCGACCTCTTACTTTAATAACCCTCCTCTGCCTGGGAGGAGGAGCCATGTTAGGTGCCATGTGGGGTTCCAAGGAACACACTTTGGGAACCAAAGatccagtccttttttttttttttttcatgctgggATGGTGAGGTCAGGAGAGAGGAGGGCCGGCAAGGGAGATGGCAACTGAGCCAGTCCAGGCAGGCTGCTGCGGGCCCCTTACCTGTGAGAGACCCAGATAAATGGAGACTGTCTCTGAGATGTAGAGGAACTTCCCTTCCTGGTTCAAGGCAAACACGAAGCCGTCCAGGGACTAGAGTGGGGAGAGACGGGGTCGGGGAGAGGAGGGCCTGGCATCTGTAAGAGGTTCTGAAATCTGGATCTCGGCCTGGGATGGATTATTCTGGGGTAAGGCGCTTCAGTGGCCCTGGGGGGAGCAGGAGGGGGAGCCTGAGCATTCTGCCTCCCAGTTCTGGGGCTCCCCTACGGGACTGATGCTGGAGAAAAGGGTGCGGTTCTCCCGAGACGGCCACCAGGTGGCAGCAAGGAGCAGCAGGCAGGGAAGGGGCCTCACCTGCAGGATGTGTCCTCCCAGGTGCTGCTCGAAGACTTCGGAGACCAGCGCCACGGGGCCCCTgcggcctggggctgggggaagagggaggggtgagGCCAGGGCCTGTTGGCCCTATGAAGAATCGAATAGGTGGTGTGAAATAAAGAAGCatggggggctttcctggtggcacagtggttaagaatccgcctgccaatgcaggggacatgggttcgagctgcggagcaactaagcccgtgtgccacaactactgagcctgagctctagagcccgcgagccacaactactgaagcctgcgcccctagagcctgtgctccgcaacaagagaagccaccgcaatgagaagcccgtgcaccgcaacgaagaccagccccccactcgccgcaactgaagaaagcccacgtgcagcaacaaagacccaacgcagccaaaatattttatttatttatttaaaataaataaataaataaataaatgaaagaagaagcATGGGGAAAGGCCTGTTGAAGGAGGAGGGGGTGTTTGAGCCCAGACCTGAAGGGTGAGAAGGAGGCAGAtaggagacagaaaaggagagagacagagagacagagaaagagacattgagagacaaagacagacaaatagatgGACAGAGAGAtataaggaaatagagaaaggaatAAGGAcgttacaactcaacaacaaaaggaTGAACAACGCAATTCAAAAATgcgcaaaggatttgaacagatattcttccaaagaagatgCACAAGTGGccgataagcacatgaaaagatgttcaacatcattagtcattagcaaaatgcaaatcaaaaccacagtgagagatCACTTCACACCCGCTAGGATGGttcgaattttttttttaaatagaaaataagtgttggcgaggatgtggagaaattggaacccccatgcattgctggtgagaa
This window harbors:
- the NPAS1 gene encoding neuronal PAS domain-containing protein 1, encoding MAAPYPSSGGGGEVRCGGGRGGSVPWDFLPGFVVKTPPGPCLQAQRKEKSRNAARSRRGKENLEFFELAKLLPLPGAISSQLDKASIVRLSVTYLRLRRFAALGAPPWGLRSAGPQVGLAPGRRGPVALVSEVFEQHLGGHILQSLDGFVFALNQEGKFLYISETVSIYLGLSQVELTGSSLFDYIHPGDHSEVLEQLGLRAPTPGPPTPPSVPSSSSSSSSSSSLADTPEIEASPIEVLPSSRVQERSFFIRMKSTLTKRGLHVKASGYKVIHVTGRLRARALGLVALGHTLPPAPLAELPLHGHMIVFRLSLGLTILACESRVSDHMDLGPSELVGRSCYQFVHGQDATRIRQSHLDLLDKGQVMTGYYRWLQRAGGFVWLQSVATVAMSGKSPGERHVLWVSYVLSQAEGGQIPLDAFQLPASVAHEDTSSPEPAPTEPEPPVEGKEAVPPQEDKAPQPRGKPIKVEPGRGETEDPEDSGDEKPSGHLAPTRPEFTSVIRAGALKQDLVGPWGLAPPGDPPPSLLHTGFLPPVVRGLCAPGTIRYGPAELGLVYPHLQRLGPGPTLPEAFYPALGLPYPGPLGTRVQRKGD
- the TMEM160 gene encoding transmembrane protein 160; this encodes MGGGWWWARAARLARLRFRGALLPPPRPRSGGARGSFAPGHGPRAGASPPPVSELDRADAWLLRKAHETAFLSWFRNGLLASGIGVISFMQSDMGREAAYGFFLLGGLCVVWGGASYVVGLAALRGPMQLSLGGAAAGVGAVLAAGLLWACAVGLYMGQLELDVELVPEDDGTAAAEGPDEAGRPPPE